In the genome of Synchiropus splendidus isolate RoL2022-P1 chromosome 2, RoL_Sspl_1.0, whole genome shotgun sequence, the window taggtggcgcattCGGTataaaaatgaggtgaaattttgttgaaatggtggttcaaatccaaatactTGTCAAACAGTGTCAACTAGTAGGCTATGAAAACACAgacaaggtttcatgaagcctcatcatcacCAGAGTTCACCCTTTTTAAACCACAGTTATATCATTGCCTCATCACTACCCAGcaagcttttagctaggagggcgtctgggcgtctgcaaaacatgaaaaaatggacgccaggTTCTCGACCGTagtttggccgccagatgccgccatataccattttttcattttttgcagacgccctcctagctaaaagcctgctatCCAGACAAGTGGAGCCAACCTTTTCTATATAAGGAAacgggacaccctggaaaggaggCCAGTCAGTGCAGTGAATAACTTTGTGTTATACTCCAGCTGTAACTGtactctaactctaactcttTAGGTCTGTCACCAGTCTGCGTTGATCTGAATCCTACATGAGGAATATACATTAAAACGTTGACTCTCCTCCCGCCTCCTCTCTGTTTGTCAATACTGTAAATTTGCAGCTTGTTAACTGCTTCAGTAGTTTtgccgtttttgtgttcattagaATCTAATCCTAGTTAAGTGtttgagagatgatggtggctGGGTTACAGAAGAGCACCTTGGAGGATGACGGGATGATTTCCTCTATGACCAGGAggaacacagtgagagacacCAGTACTGAGGTAGACAATGACAGCTTCTCGCCTTCGTCTGACGGCAGGTAGAAGACCAGCACGGTGAGGAAGGACAAGCCCAGGCACGgtatgatgaggaagagggtgTAGAACAGGGGCAGTCTCTTGAGGATGAAGGAGTAGGTGACAAAAGGGTACCAGTAGATCCCGTCCCTCCTGCTTCCCTTCACCCCCGTGGCGTTCAGAATCTCCCACTCGCCGTTGTCAAAGAAGTCTTTGCGATCCACGTAGTGATCCACCAGAACCAGGTCCACCATGTTCCCGTCGTAAGTCCATGACCCGAACTTCATGGAGCAGTTTTGCCGATCGAAAGGGAAGAAGGTGACGTCCATGGTGCAGGAGGACTTGTAGCTGGCGGGCGGCGTCCATGTGATGGTGCCGTCCCAGCGGACAATGGCCTTGGTCATCAGGGAGCCTTCGAAGCGTCCGTCCGCACTGAAACACAGAGAGACTTCAGAGAACGTACTCAAAATTTAAAAATGCTATCAGTGCTCACTTCTCATAGAGGACGATGTCTGGCAGCCATATTGTCTCTGAAGGCACTCGGATGGATGTTATCCCTTTGTAGTCGTCAGGGTTCCACTTCAGCTTGACGTCAACCCATTCCTGAAACAATCGTAGCAGGTCAGACTGACATTGGAAGAAACCAGGAGACTTCACAACAATATGGCCGCCATCTTCATCCTAAGTTTTTTGGCTTTTCTTCGTATTCGACATCTGCTCTGGCATCTTTTCTCCCCTGTGGTCAAAGAATGGTTCTTTTGAACCATTCTATTGAGGAAAACAGACGATAAAACAGGACTTTTCGAGTCCGTTTTTACCTGCCACAGCCACACGTTTGTCGTCATCAGCTGGTTCTTCTCATCCTGCGGAGAAAACATCTCCATCAATAAGTCATTTTAAAGtcatcacaaaagaaaacaactttttaattaaattcaaaTTACAGCCTCTTGAAGTCGACTTGACTTTGCAGATGATGACTATTTTTGTTTGCCAATAACAAAGGGTTTACAAAGCTTAAGTCTAGTTATTGAGACTAGATCCCCTGTGTGTGGACGGACGGGTGCAGGGTAAACAGAGGAAAGTACCGCACTAATATACATGTTCTTCTACTTCTGATGTGTGAATTTCAGCTCCACTGCATGAAATTGGTGACAGTTTTTTACAGTGTCCTGAGGAGTTTTACTGTCCATGCTGGTAGATGCTGGGAAGTCTGTGCAGTCAGTCAGATTTAAGACGCTCCACCAGTGTAAATAATGGATGCAGAGCTCCGGGACTGACCGCCTCATTATTTCCTCTGCGCTGACCTGATGTAGTCTCTTCTCTTGACCTCTTAATCTTGAAGCTAactcacacataaacacaactgaacaatctgttttttattttctccccctctgaccacagaaaaaaaataaaaggccaAGTCACCTGAGACAGCGACAGTGTTCTGTGTTTGTAATATAAACAACATTTATTGTAAATACACAACGCCAATCATGAGGGACTCGGAGTGGAGCCGGGTAACTTGACGTGTCCTCACCACATCCACCAGCTGCGAGATCTTCAGCCCGAAGTACACTGTGATGGTGTCGTTGGCGTGCTGCACCGGTCGCACCCACTTCTGGTAGCCGCGAAACAAGTTCTTCAACAGAGAATCTTCCATCTCAGCCAGTGACACAAAGTCGTCCGGGTCTGTGAGTAGAAGTAGAATTTCAATTGGATACTAGGAGAAGAGGAACATGGCGACACAAAGAGGCGAAGCGTGTGAAGGGGGATTGTGCTGGAGAGGTTGGCAACACCCGAAGAAAGTGTTGAAAAGTTGAGAATAATGTGAGAAGGTGCGCAATCCTGCGGTGCAAGGTGAATCCCCCGAACAACATGATGACAAGCTGTGGCAACTTGTAAAGTCTTGTACAAAAGCCCAAAATATTATCGCAGGTCGACGGCCACAGCATAAGAGACATAACGTTGTATGTGGcagtcagacacacaaacagatgcTGTCGGTTCATAAACTGTCACCGGGTCACAGCCAACTGACGGCACAGCAACTCAAATGACAAATGATCATGTGGACAAGATCAGCTCAGACAGCGCAAACGCCACAGGGAGGCAGGGTGCAGCCAAGCGTGAGACAGGGTAGTCAGTACGGGAGCGATGCTTATGCTGAGCAGGCGACGGCACGAAAcccatgtgcgtgtgtgcagaCAGCTGGGAGACATCGGGCCTCTGGGGGACGCAGTTATAGAAAACACACCGTGATGTTTTCCGTGTGAGCTGCGGGACATGTGGATTTACTGTACAGAGAAGATACACACGACGATTGTTTCTAATCATGTTAACCTTGGTAGAATGAACATCTACGACAGACAGTCGTATAAGTGCAACCCGGGGGCCACAAGCGGCTCGTTGGCTGTAGTTATGTGGCCCTCAAGTGGATGGAGGAAAACTCTATAACTGATCTTGAAGCAGCATTTCTGACAGCTGAAATTGTTCATCCCAGCTATTCACTTTcccatattttaaataaatatataacaaattGTAAGGTTTTGAATAGTTGTTATTCACCACTAAAattcacaaatacacacatatTTGTCATATATTTTGGGAATTTTCAAATAAAGCCAGTTTTAGgcttattttttaattgttgctCGCTTCATTTTaggatttatttttatgcttCCCACGTGTATTTTGGCTTGATGGTCCCCAGCAACAGTTACTGCACATTAACTGGCCCCAAggaaaatgtaattgcccacacCTGATGTGCACTTTTCCCTTAAGCAAATGCAAAAAGGGCAACGTACATTGATGTTTCTGATGTGAGACAACTCTGCTGGATGTCTTCAATCTATTTAGGTCTTCGATCTTTTGGCTGGTTCTGGAAATTGAGCTGCCGAACTCTGACCCTGATACATTCACTGGGTTGGTGGCACAAAACCATTGGGCTACTGTTGCTTTCTATGCATATGATCTCATTTTTACCGCTGCAAATAGGACAAGGCCTCAACACGTTGGGTTAGTTTGATGCATTTTTATTGCTTTGGCTTGAGCTGTTTTTACCAGTCGACAACTCAGATCTCAACATCAAGATGTGAGGGCCACTTGTGGGATGTGGGCCGTGGAGCGCATGTGTGGTGCGACCTACTCTGATCAGTCACATTGTGTCTTTTATCAGCACATCAATGACCCTTGTGGAATCAAAAACACCCTGATCTGCACCACTGAAGAcatcttgaagaaaaaaaacacaccagcgCCCCAGAACTTGAAGCTTGAATTCTCCTGACCCGGTGCTCATGTGCGTCCTAAATTAGGTCATTGACACATCAGTGAGCATTGAGCCAAAACAACGATGACACTGAAAGTGCTCTCATCAATTATAGAGTCCAGGACGTGTCTTGTCTTTTACTTGAAGTCTCTCTCTTGCTAGAAATCCAGGGCAGATGGACGCATCCTAACACTTTCTCACTCACAGGGCATCACATagcggctattttgaatggacttttgtgtccaatcTTGACATGTCGCATGTAAAGTTGCCACCCTTGAAAGAATGTCCCACGTTTGACGTGAAAATGAGAGACATGGGACGGAATTTTTCTTGACATAGTTTGAGGTGTCCCTGAATGCATCTCTGAAAAtcagtaaacctcctgaaaccTCATCTAATATCACGCTACACATCAAGATTTGACGCAAAAGGTTgctttaaagaaaaaacaaacaagggtTATTTAATGTATTagaagtgaaaatgtgatgttcacTGTCAACCTTCCCCAGTAAGTAAGTAACACGAGGCCGTGGCATCCTGAAAGGCGTTGCCAAACAGCGAGTTATTATCATGACTATGTGTATGTCCTGCCCAGTCGGACATTTTGGGGGATCTCCAAATGAATTTCCTACACCTAACATGTTACTTCAACAACCATTTTTACATTGCTATAcattaaatacaacacatttcaGACGTCCCAATTTTAAGCAGCGACAATTCTTTGCTGACATGGTGCAGGAAATTTGTGCACTGGAACGCTTTCGGAACCTCTGGGTACTCACACCCATGGGATTCTTTCAGGTATCAGTAACAGTCATTCCACAGTAAGAAAGGAAATGGATGGAATCCAAGAATATAGGCTTTAAAAGTAGTGTAAACTGGTGTTACACTAGACATATAAAATCTGCTTCTCAACGTAGGGAATGGCTTTGCTCACGCGACAATAACACTGCAAATGCGGAGCATAGAGGCAAAAAGTGTCtctgatgtttttaaatttgtcTAGGATGCAATCAGTTCAGAGCCTGTGGCATCTGACCTCTTGAGACCGACACTTGGCAGCGCTGAAGGTAGAAGGGAAAGTTTGAATCAGCATCCTCTCCAGCAgggagagatgagaggagactgTGGAGAGAGCAGATAAGGAATGAGAGAGGCAGACAAGCCCAAAGCAATTCCCTGAAGTGTGCCAGGAGGCCAGCGCGGGAACGGGAAGTTAAACTGGGGCACAAGGGTGACGAAAGACAACCGAACAAATAGAGAGGAGAACGCAAAGTCAAGGATTAGATGGTGCTGGAATTTCTCCACCCTTGTCTTTATGCTGTTCCTGGTAACATATGGAAAGCAAGATGTAAGCAAGGAAAGGCGAGAAAAACAACTCTATACTGTAAACATCAGCCGGCGTGTCAGTGTGTGCCGGTTAGCACTGGTCTAGACGACCGGCTTTACATGGCCAGTATTTATAGTAAACgtagaaatgtgttttggtgACCTCAGCAAtgcctggctgctcttcatgagCATTTGGAGAATTCATCTATCCGAGCTCTCACTGGATGGGATCCCATCTGGTTCTCAGCCAGAAACGAATGCGATGCTCACAGAGGAAATGTTCCCTGTGTTATGTAGAAATGTTTTGTAGCTCCGGGCATGTTTGAGTCTGCCAGAGCTGAGACTCTGCTTTACCTTTTCATTATTAGGGAAAGAAAGGGAgatgatgattaaaaaaaaaaaaaaaaattctctctGTTATGCTGAAGCAGCCTCTTTGGCCGAGCTTGCACGCCACGGAACAAGCCCCTTGATACTCTGATGTACCTTTTCAAGCCACAAAGCTGCAGGTTTACTTTGTGGGAACAAGTTCACGAGGGCGTTTTATCTTTGATACCTATTTCAATAAAAGCCCACTTTGATATGACACATAGCATTCTGTTAGGCTTTGAAACTAAAGAGGctcttcatgaagcttcgtgaagcaGTGTCCACATTGGCAGcactcaataggtggcgctcttggttgtcAAGAACATTTACTTCCTGTACAGCGTTTCAGGCAGAGATGTGGTCATC includes:
- the LOC128753366 gene encoding neuronal acetylcholine receptor subunit non-alpha-3-like, which translates into the protein MKFAGTVLWFSLLIGTGSPQDPDDFVSLAEMEDSLLKNLFRGYQKWVRPVQHANDTITVYFGLKISQLVDVDEKNQLMTTNVWLWQEWVDVKLKWNPDDYKGITSIRVPSETIWLPDIVLYENADGRFEGSLMTKAIVRWDGTITWTPPASYKSSCTMDVTFFPFDRQNCSMKFGSWTYDGNMVDLVLVDHYVDRKDFFDNGEWEILNATGVKGSRRDGIYWYPFVTYSFILKRLPLFYTLFLIIPCLGLSFLTVLVFYLPSDEGEKLSLSTSVLVSLTVFLLVIEEIIPSSSKVIPLIGEYLLFIMIFVTFSIIVTVFVINVHHRSSATYHPMAPWVKSLFLQRLPRLLCMRGHTDRYHFPDMEMHSPELKPKRGMGRRGLHSPGQQRGPLGGKEDENQAWLAMLEKATNSVRYISRHIKKEHFIREVVQDWKFVAQVLDRIFLWAFLTVSILGTILIFTPALQMYLSSPQ